One segment of Phragmites australis chromosome 13, lpPhrAust1.1, whole genome shotgun sequence DNA contains the following:
- the LOC133888652 gene encoding AT-hook motif nuclear-localized protein 23-like, with protein MAGLDLGTAATRYVHQLHQLHPDLQLQHNYAKQPEPSDDDPNGGGGGNSNNGRPYGEHDGGSSSSGQPGDGPGGGGNGVSRRPRGRPPGSKNKPKPPVIITRESANTLRAHILEVGSGCDVFECVSTYARRRQRGVCVLSGSGVVTNVTLRQPSAPAGAVVTLHGRFEILSLSGSFLPPPAPPGATSLTIFLAGGQGQVVGGNVVGALYAAGPVIVIAASFANVAYERLPLEEEEAPPAPPGLQMQPPGGADAAGGMGGGPFPPDPSAAGLPFFNLPYNNMAGASSQLPPGADGHGWAGARPPF; from the coding sequence ATGGCCGGCCTCGACCTCGGCACCGCCGCGACGCGCTACGTGCACCAGCTCCACCAGCTCCACCCCGACCTCCAGCTGCAGCACAACTACGCCAAACAGCCGGAGCCCTCGGACGACGACcccaatggcggcggcggcggcaacagcAACAACGGCAGGCCGTACGGCGAGCACGACGGCGGGTCGTCCTCCTCGGGCCAGCCTGGTGATGGCCCGGGTGGTGGTGGGAACGGGGTGTCCCGCCGGCCCCGCGGGCGCCCACCGGGTTCGAAGAACAAGCCGAAGCCGCCGGTGATCATCACGCGGGAGAGCGCGAACACGCTGCGCGCCCACATCCTGGAGGTGGGGAGCGGCTGCGATGTGTTCGAGTGCGTTTCCACGTACGCGCGCCGGCGGCAGCGCGGCGTCTGCGTGCTGAGCGGCAGCGGTGTGGTCACCAACGTGACGCTGCGGCAGCCGTCGGCGCCCGCGGGCGCCGTCGTGACGCTGCACGGGAGGTTCGAGATCCTGTCTCTCTCGGGGTCCTTCCTCCCGCCTCCGGCTCCCCCCGGCGCCACCAGCCTCACCATCTTTCTCGCGGGGGGGCAGGGGCAGGTGGTCGGCGGGAACGTCGTGGGCGCGCTCTACGCCGCGGGCCCCGTCATCGTCATCGCCGCGTCCTTCGCCAACGTCGCCTACGAGCGCCTCCccctagaggaggaggaggccccacCAGCGCCACCCGGACTGCAGATGCAGCCGCCCGGTGGTGCCGATGCCGCAGGAGGAATGGGCGGTGGCCCGTTCCCTCCCGACCCGTCGGCTGCTGGGCTGCCGTTCTTCAACCTGCCGTACAACAACATGGCCGGTGCCAGCTCGCAGCTCCCGCCCGGCGCCGACGGACACGGCTGGGCCGGCGCACGGCCACCGTTCTGA